In Equus quagga isolate Etosha38 chromosome 14, UCLA_HA_Equagga_1.0, whole genome shotgun sequence, one DNA window encodes the following:
- the LOC124252225 gene encoding olfactory receptor 1030-like, whose protein sequence is MARGNRSTVTEFILMGLTDRPELQLPLFVVFLLIYLITLVGNLGMILLIKVDSRFHTPMYYFLGHLAFIDLCYSSSIGPKMLQNLLAKRKTISFLGCFAQLYFSSALATTECFILATMAYDRYMAICNPLIYTAIMTQRVCKELVIGVYTYGFLNSVIQTVLTFQLSFCDSVIHHFYCADPPLLAVSCSDTSNKEKQLLIFSAVNLTGSLLTVLVSYICILFSIIKIQSSEGKCKAFSTCASHLTMVIIFYGTLFFMYLKQPKAGNSWKYNKVVSVFYSLVIPMLNPLIYSLRNTEVKETLKKMLEGRES, encoded by the coding sequence atggCAAGAGGAAATCGTAGCACAGTGACAGAATTTATCCTCATGGGACTCACAGACCGTCCTGAGCTCCAGCTTCCCCTCTTCGTGGTGTTCCTGCTAATTTATCTCATCACCCTGGTGGGAAACCTTGGCATGATCCTGCTCATCAAGGTGGATTCAAGGTTCCACACGCCCATGTACTATTTCCTCGGCCACCTGGCATTCATTGATCTTTGTTATTCATCTTCTATTGGGCCCAAAATGCTGCAGAATTTATTGGCGAAGAGAAAAACCATCTCCTTTTTGGGCTGTTTTGCTCAGCTCTACTTCTCCAGTGCTCTTGCCACTACCGAATGCTTCATCTTGGCCACAATGGCCTATGATCGCTACATGGCTATCTGCAACCCCCTGATTTACACAGCCATTATGACTCAGCGGGTCTGCAAGGAGCTGGTGATAGGAGTCTATACCTATGGCTTCCTGAACTCCGTGATCCAGACAGTGCTGACTTTCCAGTTGTCTTTCTGCGACTCTGTCATCCACCATTTCTACTGCGCTGATCCCCCTCTCCTTGCCGTCTCCTGCTCTGACACCAGCAACAAAGAAAAGCAGCTCTTGATCTTCTCTGCAGTGAACCTCACTGGGTCCCTCCTGACCGTCCTTGTCTCCTACATTTGCATCctcttttccattataaaaattcAGTCTTCTGAAGGCAAGTGCAAAGCATTTTCCACCTGTGCCTCCCATCTCACCATGGTTATCATTTTCTATGGAACACTGTTTTTCATGTACCTGAAGCAACCTAAAGCAGGGAATTCATGGAAGTACAACAAAGTGGTCTCCGTATTTTATAGTCTTGTAATTCCCATGCTCAACCCtctcatctacagcctgaggaacacGGAAGTAAAGGAAACCCTGAAAAAGATGCTAGAGGGCAGAGAGTCATAG